One genomic segment of Arachis duranensis cultivar V14167 chromosome 4, aradu.V14167.gnm2.J7QH, whole genome shotgun sequence includes these proteins:
- the LOC107483357 gene encoding transcription factor MYB108 — translation MDMKRRLNNNNNDNNDDDMELRRGPWTVDEDLTLINYIANHGEGRWNSLARSAGLKRTGKSCRLRWLNYLRPDVRRGNITLEEQLLILELHASWGNRWSKIAQYLPGRTDNEIKNYWRTRVQKHAKQLKCDVNSKQFKDTMRFLWMPRLVERIQAAAATVTTAATATSDSPTLSATKSVTIINNNNTTTAYNFDNLNNLEVHSGNIMNMSNNNFGYATPENSSTGTSSDSFVTQDYCNNNNNNVHVGNNNNNNEPSSDYYHQQGNNNNQVSFMDCITSPSSMSLFPHQEMDFQAMELPNTPWINNPSTFSNFWNDENMLLLQNLGCGGDNM, via the exons ATGGATATGAAACGAAGgctaaacaacaacaacaatgacaaTAACGACGATGACATGGAACTCCGAAGAGGTCCATGGACTGTCGACGAAGACCTTACCCTCATCAATTACATTGCCAATCACGGCGAAGGTCGCTGGAATTCTCTTGCCCGCTCTGCCG GACTGAAACGAACCGGGAAGAGCTGCAGATTGAGATGGTTGAATTATTTGCGCCCAGATGTTAGACGTGGTAACATCACTCTTGAAGAACAGCTTCTTATTCTTGAGCTCCATGCTAGTTGGGGAAACag ATGGTCCAAAATTGCTCAATACCTACCTGGAAGAACTGACAACGAGATCAAGAACTATTGGAGAACTCGTGTTCAAAAGCATGCGAAACAACTCAAATGTGATGTAAATAGCAAGCAATTCAAAGACACCATGCGCTTCCTTTGGATGCCAAGACTAGTGGAACGGATACAGGCGGCCGCAGCAACGGTTACAACTGCTGCAACCGCCACGTCCGATTCTCCGACTTTATCAGCTACTAAATCAGTCACTattatcaacaacaataatactaCTACAGCATACAACTTCGACAACCTTAACAACTTGGAGGTTCATAGTGGAAACATTATGAATATGAGCAACAACAACTTTGGTTATGCTACTCCAGAGAATAGTAGCACAGGAACATCATCAGATTCGTTTGTCACACAAGATTAttgcaacaataataataataatgttcatgttggtaacaacaacaacaacaatgaaccTAGTTCGGATTATTACCATCAACAAGGAAATAACAACAACCAAGTTAGCTTCATGGATTGCATCACTAGTCCATCCTCCATGTCATTGTTCCCtcatcaagagatggatttcCAAGCCATGGAATTACCAAACACCCCTTGGATTAATAATCCCTCTACATTCAGCAATTTCTGGAATGATGAAAACATGTTGCTTCTACAAAATCTAGGATGTGGTGGTGACAACATGTGA